A window of the Arachis duranensis cultivar V14167 chromosome 5, aradu.V14167.gnm2.J7QH, whole genome shotgun sequence genome harbors these coding sequences:
- the LOC107487829 gene encoding protein JINGUBANG-like produces MYNIHLLVGSLRSRCRKRVFLLEPPLLRGRIAFRAAEDEEMDGYNSDGNTRKPLITIDAPHLLETAQMAVDNDSLLSPLAKSPWSSHMNHNTNIGGDGFTNPNDEALVGSLVREEGHIYSLAATRDLLYTGSDSKNIRVWKNQKEFAGFKSNSGLVKSIVIAGEKIITGHQDGRIRVWKVSSRNEQIHRRIATLPTLRNYIKCSMRPSNYIEVRKNRNVLWIKHYDAISCLSVTEDYAFIYSASWDKTFKVWRASNFKCLESVVAHDDAVNSLVVAPEGLVFSGSADGTVKIWRREMQAKGTKHFFQQTLLKQECAVTALVINADGNVLYGGSSDGLVNFWVRGTKYEHMGILRGHKLAVLCLATAGNLILSGSADMGICVWKRTLSNEHVCLTTLTGHTGPVKCLAVEKDPEAMLNDKKWIVYSGSLDKSVKVWRVCENAPPSQHGHQQSRTSSEFPRVSSLRKMGSRRY; encoded by the exons ATGTATAATATACACTTGTTGGTTGGTAGCTTAAGGTCAAGGTGCAGAAAAAGAGTCTTCTTGCTGGAGCCACCTCTGCTCCGTGGCCGTATTGCCTTCCGAGCTGCTG AAGACGAAGAGATGGACGGTTACAACTCCGACGGGAACACTAGGAAACCCCTTATCACCATTGACGCCCCACATTTATTAGAAACTGCTCAAATGGCCGTTGACAATGACTCCTTACTCTCTCCTCTTGCCAAGTCTCCATGGTCCTCTCACATGAACCACAACACCAACATTGGAGGAGATGGCTTCACCAACCCCAACGATGAAGCTCTCGTTGGCTCCCTCGTCCGCGAAGAAGGCCACATATACTCCCTCGCTGCCACCAGGGACCTTCTCTACACCGGCTCCGACAGCAAGAACATTAGGGTTTGGAAGAACCAGAAGGAGTTTGCAGGCTTCAAATCCAACAGCGGCTTGGTCAAATCCATCGTCATCGCCGGTGAAAAGATTATCACCGGCCACCAAGACGGCAGGATTAGGGTTTGGAAGGTGTCTTCGAGAAACGAACAAATACACAGACGCATTGCCACTCTTCCCACGCTCAGAAACTACATCAAGTGCTCCATGAGACCCAGCAACTACATCGAGGTTCGAAAGAACCGCAATGTGCTTTGGATCAAGCACTACGACGCCATCTCCTGCCTTAGTGTCACGGAGGACTATGCCTTCATATACTCAGCTTCTTGGGACAAGACCTTCAAGGTTTGGCGAGCCTCCAACTTCAAGTGCTTGGAGTCTGTGGTGGCGCATGACGACGCCGTTAACTCCTTGGTTGTGGCGCCGGAAGGCTTGGTGTTCTCGGGGTCCGCGGATGGCACTGTCAAAATCTGGCGGCGCGAGATGCAAGCGAAAGGAACGAAACACTTCTTCCAGCAGACATTGCTGAAGCAAGAGTGTGCGGTGACGGCGCTGGTGATAAACGCCGACGGGAATGTTCTGTACGGCGGTTCGTCGGACGGGTTGGTGAACTTCTGGGTAAGGGGGACAAAGTACGAACACATGGGGATACTTCGGGGGCATAAACTGGCGGTGCTGTGTTTGGCGACGGCGGGGAACTTGATATTGAGTGGGTCGGCGGATATGGGGATCTGCGTCTGGAAGAGGACGCTTAGCAACGAGCATGTTTGCCTGACGACGTTGACCGGTCACACTGGACCGGTGAAGTGTCTGGCGGTGGAGAAGGACCCGGAGGCCATGTTGAATGACAAGAAGTGGATTGTGTATAGCGGCAGCTTGGACAAATCCGTCAAGGTTTGGAGAGTTTGCGAGAACGCGCCGCCCTCCCAACACGGCCACCAGCAATCTCGTACTAGTTCCGAGTTCCCCAGAGTCTCTTCTTTGAGGAAAATGGGTTCCAGAAGATACTAA